GCTCGTGACAATATATAGGCTGAGACACTCATTTAGGTACCCATTGAGCTGGATGAATCCACAAGGTTGACAGATGTGATAGTCCAGCCTGCTTAGGAAGAAAAGAATACTCAGCAGGAGACCGAGAAAGTTGCTGAAGTAGTTGAAGAGCTGGTAGTGAAGATAGTAGCCGAGAAAGAAAAGTCCCAAGTGATTGGGAAGAAAAGACCTCCTCCACCATTTCCACAGAGGTTAGCCAAGCATCAAAAGGAGGAGTAGTACAAAAAGTTCTTTGAGATGCTCAAGCAAAttcaggtaaatattccattgattgaagCCTTAAAGGAGATGCCTGGATACACAAAAATGATGAAAGACTTAATGTCCAAGAaatttgatttccaagacttggctaCGGTGACACTTACTCAGACGTGCAGTGCAGTGGTAACTAGACCTGTTGCTGAAAAGCTCTCTGATCCAGGGAGTTTTACTATTCCATGTACAATTGGAAACTTTGCTTTTGCGAAAGCACTCTGTGATTTAGGGGACAACATTAATCTTATTCCCCTGGTCATTTACAAGAGGTTGGGCATAgggagagctagacccacctccaTGTTGCTACAGCTGGCTGACAGGACTGTGAAGCGTCCATTTGGGATCCTGGATGATGTACTTATTCAGGTGGGGAAAttcgtgttccctgcagattttgtaatattggattgcaaggtggatgaagaaattcctatCATCTTAGGAAGATATTTCTTGGCCACAGGGAGAGCTCTTATTGATTGTGAGACCGGGGAGCTTAAGATGAGGCTCAATGACGAAGAGATTATATTCAATATGCAGAAATATATGAGGCGCCCAAGTGAGTTTGcaaattgctctcttattgatgtcgtggatgtaataGTATAGTCTGATGATGAAGTGTTGACGATTGAGGATCCCCTCGCTGCATGTTTGACGAATTTGGAGGAAGTGAACGGTGAGGACTTGgcagaatgggtgttggcattagaaggtagagggttctgggatagaGAACTAGAGTTTGAGCCCCTACACTTAGGAAAGAGAGAAACACCTCTAGCTaagccatccattgaagaaccacTAAAGCTGGAACTAAAGCCACTGCCAacccacctcaggtatgaatttctgggacctgactccactctacctgttattatctcatctgatttgttagatgtgcaggtccAAAAGCTTCTACAGGTATTGAAGGAGTGCAAatctgccattgggtggaccatggaaGACATCAAGGGGATCAGCCCCACTTactgcatgcataaaattctgctggaagaagggcacaaaccttccgGGGAACATCAGAGGAGGCTGAATCCAaatatgaaggaagtggtgaagaaggaggtgataaagtggttagatgcaggaattattttcccaatctctgacagcaactGGGTGAGCCCAGTTCAATATGTgcctaagaagggtggcatgacggttgtGAAGAATGATAACAATGAACTAATCTCAACGAGAACCatcacaggctggagaatttgcatggattatcgaaagttgaatctagccacccggaaagaccacttctcatttcccttcattgatcaaatgctggatagattggcagggaggtcacacttttgttttctagatgggtactcagggtacaatcaggtCTCCATTGCACCTGAGGAccgagagaagacctccttcacatgcccttatggcatttatgccttcaggaggatgccctttggcctatgcaatgcacccgccacattccaacggtgcatgatggccatattcactgacatggttgaggatataatggaggtgttcatggatgacttctcagtggtggggagttcatttgatgagtgcctggtGAATTTGACGCGTGTGCTGAAATGGTGCATCGAGACTAATCTGGTgctgaactgggagaagtgccatttcatggtaaaagaaggcatagtcttggggcaccgggtgtcTAGCAAGGGAATAGCGGTAGATCGAGCAAAGGTTGATGTAATTGCAAAGCTGCCTCCACCAACTTCGGTCAAAGCAATCAGAAGTTTTCTTGGACATGCCGGTTTCTACGGGCGATTCATAAAAGACTTTTCAAAAATcaccaaccctctctgtaagttattAGAGAAAGATCACCCAtttgtgttttctgatgattgcagggtagcatttgaggagttgaagcagaagctggtcacaacacccatcattgttgcccccaactgggagcaaccgttcgaactaatgtgtgacgctagtgactacgcagtgggggCAGTATTGGGCCAGCGGAAGGACAAATTgatgcacccaatctactatgccAGTCGAACACTGAGTGGAGCTCAATTGAACTATAcggtgactgaaaaggagatACTAGTTGTGGTGTTCGAATTCGACAAGTTCCGGCCCTACCTGATAGGATCaaaggtaattgtatacactgacCATGCTGCTCTCAAGTACGTAATAGAAAAGAAAGACTCTAAGCCatgcctgattcgttgggtgttgctgctgcaagagttcgatcttgaaaTACGTGACCGCAAAGGCACTGAGAATCAAGTCGCTGATCacctatcacgacttgagggagctgaaaatgcAATTGAAGTTGAGGAAATTTGGAAACTTTTCCAGACGAGCAACTACTCGCCATCACTCATcaggaagcgccatggtatgTGGACTTGGCCAATTACCTGGCCAATGGTATAGTTCCTTACGACCTTTCATCAGTCCAGAGGAAGAGATTTTTTCGTGAAAGCCGCTTGTACTATTGGGAAGAGCCCTATCTCTTTAGAATATGCTTGGATAACATGATCCAGAGATGCGTCTCCGAGATAAAACAATCTTttattttgcaggcttgtcatgcatcgacttatggtggacactttggaagGATCAGGACAGCAGCAAAGGTGCTAGAGGCCGGATTTTTCTGTCCGACTGTGTTTAAAGATGCCCACTCATGGGTGAAGGGTTGTAATGAATGTCAACGCACCGGGAACATTTCTCggcgccatgagatgcccatgaacccaatttaGGAGATAGAAGTGTTCGACGTCTGggggattgatttcatgggtcccttcgtcagctctTATGGTAATAAGTACATCCTTTTTGCCGTAGACTATGTGTCCAAGTGGGTGGAATCTGTAGCATTGCCCACCAACGATGCGAAAGTGGTGGTAGggtttctaaagaagaacatattcacccgcttCGGGACACCACGAGCGATTATCAGcgacggaggcactcacttctgcaatAGAGCCTTCGAGAAGTTGCTTACAAAATACAATGTGCGCCACAAGGTGGATACTCCTTACCACCCGCAGACTAGTGGATAGGTTGAGgtatccaacagggaaatcaagagtgtgTTAACGAAAACTGTGAACGCTACGAGAACTGATTGGGCGAGgaagttagatgatgcactctgggcctacaGGACAGCTTTCAAGGCACCAATTgttatgtcaccatacaagttagtGTTTGGGAAGGCCTGTAACCTACCTGTAGAACTTGAGCATAGAGcgtggtgggcactgaaacaaCTAAATTTAGACA
This genomic stretch from Nicotiana sylvestris chromosome 9, ASM39365v2, whole genome shotgun sequence harbors:
- the LOC104228177 gene encoding uncharacterized protein — translated: MLKQIQVNIPLIEALKEMPGYTKMMKDLMSKKFDFQDLATVTLTQTCSAVVTRPVAEKLSDPGSFTIPCTIGNFAFAKALCDLGDNINLIPLVIYKRLGIGRARPTSMLLQLADRTVKRPFGILDDVLIQVGKFVFPADFVILDCKVDEEIPIILGRYFLATGRALIDCETGELKMRLNDEEIIFNMQKYMRRPMLTIEDPLAACLTNLEEVNGEDLAEWVLALEGRGFWDRELEFEPLHLGKRETPLAKPSIEEPLKLELKPLPTHLRYEFLGPDSTLPVIISSDLLDVQVQKLLQVLKECKSAIGWTMEDIKGISPTYCMHKILLEEGHKPSGEHQRRLNPNMKEVVKKEVIKWLDAGIIFPISDSNWGGHTFVF